Proteins encoded in a region of the Nonomuraea helvata genome:
- a CDS encoding indolepyruvate ferredoxin oxidoreductase family protein translates to MSVSETPVSLDDKYTAADGRVLISGIQALVRLTLEQRRLDEERGLDTRVFVSGYQGSPLAGVDMEMGRAARFLEQAGVVFQAGLNEELAATSVAGTQLLDQVPGRRHDGVTGFWYGKNPGLDRAADALRHANVAGTAPLGGAVAWIGDDPGCKSSTLPSSCEPMCQSLSMPLLAPGSVAEIIEFGLHAVALSRATGLWAGLKIVADIADASATVDLGPLRAGIPVPDKRERGPAPILLGPAALDAEHDMLTRRLDLAREYARTHGLNRVMSGEGNTRLGILASGTTYAVVLRALADLGLDAAAMDEHGVRLIRLAMPFPLAYDDLAAMTSDLDKVLVVEDKVPFLEGQLKQALYGSGRAPAVVGRELLTARGTLGAEDVAKAIATCLGKEPAPRPRKKGRVMLPLVAARTPYFCSGCPHNTSTRTAEGTLVGVGIGCHAMIALDGHGRGTQVGITQMGGEGAQWIGLAPFTGDRHFVQNLGDGTFHHSGSLAIRAAVAAGVRMTYKLLYNDAVAMTGGQRAEGRLDVPALTHELALEGVRRVVVTTPEPETYRGVRLAGIASVRHRDDLPEVERELAELDGVTVLIHDDRCAAEERRLRKRGKLPTPTQKVVINERVCEGCGDCGEASTCLSVQPVETEYGRKTRIHQASCNTDLSCLKGDCPSFLLVEPGTRPRRETPPPPEAPEPAGRPSEALIRMPGIGGTGVVTVSQILQMAAHLDGLHAAGLEQTGLAQKGGPVVSDVRISARPLDGSVRASQGSADVVIGFDLLGAAAEMNLAVAAPERTVAILNTSILPTAAMVTGRVAVPGHADAVTRVASAAKRVECLDAQGLAESLFGDHMPANLLLLGAAYQHGCLPVSAASIERAITLNGAAVEKNLAAFRWGRAAVANPRVEEAEEPEGLEEAVATRVADLTGYQNAAYARTYEQDVRRVAAEAVERAGEEAGTAIGLAYARALHKLMAYKDEYEVARLHLDPAEKERREREFGADAVVSVLLHPPLLRAMGLKRKIKVRRSAGVLFRGLRAAKVLRGTAFDVFGHAQVRRVERELVTEYRDLMRTALTRLTPSTAEAVAEIAGLPELIRGYEDIKLARVAEFRERVRTALARLDESSMSQERS, encoded by the coding sequence GTGAGCGTGAGCGAGACTCCCGTGTCGCTTGACGACAAGTACACGGCGGCGGACGGTCGGGTGCTGATCTCCGGCATCCAGGCCCTGGTCCGCCTGACGCTGGAGCAGCGCCGGCTGGACGAGGAGCGCGGGCTGGACACGCGGGTGTTCGTCTCCGGCTACCAGGGCTCGCCGCTGGCGGGCGTGGACATGGAGATGGGGCGGGCGGCGCGCTTCCTTGAGCAGGCGGGCGTGGTGTTCCAGGCCGGCCTGAACGAGGAGCTGGCCGCCACGTCGGTGGCCGGCACCCAGCTGCTCGACCAGGTGCCGGGCCGGCGGCACGACGGCGTGACGGGCTTCTGGTACGGCAAGAACCCCGGCCTCGACCGGGCCGCCGACGCCCTCAGGCACGCGAACGTGGCCGGCACGGCGCCCCTCGGCGGCGCGGTGGCCTGGATCGGCGACGACCCCGGCTGCAAGTCGTCAACGCTGCCCAGCTCGTGCGAGCCCATGTGCCAGAGCCTGTCCATGCCGCTGCTCGCGCCCGGCTCGGTGGCGGAGATCATCGAGTTCGGGCTGCACGCGGTGGCCCTGTCGCGCGCCACCGGGCTCTGGGCGGGGCTGAAGATCGTCGCGGACATCGCCGACGCGTCCGCCACCGTCGACCTCGGGCCGCTGCGCGCCGGCATCCCGGTGCCCGACAAGCGCGAGCGCGGCCCCGCACCCATCCTGCTCGGCCCGGCCGCGCTGGACGCCGAGCACGACATGCTCACCCGCCGCCTCGACCTGGCCCGCGAGTACGCCCGCACGCACGGCCTGAACCGGGTGATGTCCGGGGAGGGCAACACCCGGCTCGGCATCCTGGCCTCCGGCACGACGTACGCGGTGGTGCTGCGCGCGCTGGCGGACCTCGGCCTCGACGCCGCGGCGATGGACGAGCACGGGGTACGGCTGATCAGGCTCGCGATGCCGTTCCCGCTCGCGTATGACGACCTCGCCGCCATGACGTCCGACCTGGACAAGGTGCTGGTGGTCGAGGACAAGGTGCCGTTCCTGGAGGGCCAGCTCAAGCAGGCCCTGTACGGGAGCGGCCGCGCGCCGGCCGTCGTGGGCCGGGAGCTGCTCACCGCCCGCGGCACCCTGGGCGCCGAGGACGTGGCCAAGGCCATCGCCACCTGCCTGGGCAAGGAGCCCGCCCCGCGACCCCGTAAGAAGGGACGCGTCATGCTGCCGCTGGTGGCCGCGCGCACCCCCTACTTCTGCTCCGGCTGCCCCCACAACACCTCCACCCGCACCGCCGAGGGCACGCTGGTCGGCGTCGGCATCGGCTGCCACGCGATGATCGCGCTGGACGGCCACGGCCGCGGCACCCAGGTGGGCATCACCCAGATGGGCGGCGAGGGGGCCCAGTGGATCGGGCTGGCGCCGTTCACGGGTGACCGGCACTTCGTGCAGAACCTCGGCGACGGCACCTTCCACCACTCCGGCTCCCTGGCGATCAGGGCCGCCGTCGCGGCCGGGGTGCGGATGACGTACAAGCTGCTCTACAACGACGCCGTGGCCATGACCGGCGGTCAGCGCGCCGAGGGCAGGCTGGACGTGCCCGCGCTGACGCACGAGCTGGCGCTCGAGGGCGTGCGCCGCGTCGTGGTCACCACGCCGGAGCCGGAGACGTACCGGGGCGTGCGGCTGGCGGGCATCGCGTCCGTACGGCACCGCGACGACCTGCCCGAGGTCGAACGGGAGCTCGCCGAGCTCGACGGCGTGACCGTGCTGATCCACGACGACCGGTGCGCGGCGGAGGAGCGGCGGCTGCGCAAGCGCGGCAAGCTGCCCACCCCGACCCAGAAGGTCGTGATCAACGAGCGCGTCTGCGAGGGCTGCGGCGACTGCGGCGAGGCGTCGACGTGCCTGTCGGTGCAGCCGGTCGAGACCGAGTACGGCCGCAAGACCCGCATCCACCAGGCCTCGTGCAACACCGACCTGAGCTGTCTCAAGGGCGACTGCCCGTCGTTCCTCCTGGTCGAGCCGGGCACCAGGCCGCGCAGGGAGACGCCGCCGCCCCCGGAGGCGCCCGAGCCGGCCGGCAGGCCGAGCGAGGCCCTGATCAGGATGCCCGGCATCGGCGGCACCGGCGTCGTCACCGTCTCCCAGATCCTGCAGATGGCGGCCCACCTCGACGGGCTGCACGCGGCCGGGCTGGAGCAGACCGGGCTGGCGCAGAAGGGCGGGCCGGTGGTCAGCGACGTCCGGATCTCCGCGCGTCCCCTGGACGGCTCCGTGCGTGCCTCGCAGGGGAGCGCCGACGTGGTCATCGGGTTCGACCTGCTGGGAGCGGCCGCCGAGATGAACCTGGCCGTCGCCGCGCCGGAACGCACCGTCGCGATCCTGAACACCTCCATCCTGCCGACCGCCGCCATGGTGACCGGCCGGGTGGCCGTGCCCGGGCACGCCGACGCGGTCACGCGCGTCGCCTCCGCCGCCAAGCGCGTCGAGTGCCTGGACGCCCAGGGGCTGGCGGAGTCGCTGTTCGGCGACCACATGCCGGCGAACCTGCTCCTCCTCGGCGCCGCCTACCAGCACGGCTGCCTGCCGGTCTCCGCCGCGTCCATCGAGCGGGCCATCACGCTCAACGGGGCCGCCGTCGAGAAGAACCTCGCCGCCTTCCGCTGGGGCCGCGCCGCCGTGGCGAACCCCCGGGTGGAGGAAGCGGAGGAACCGGAAGGGCTGGAGGAGGCGGTGGCCACGCGGGTCGCCGACCTGACCGGCTACCAGAACGCGGCCTACGCCCGTACGTACGAGCAGGACGTGCGGCGGGTGGCGGCCGAGGCGGTCGAGCGGGCCGGCGAGGAGGCGGGCACGGCGATCGGGCTCGCGTACGCCCGCGCCCTGCACAAGCTCATGGCCTACAAGGACGAGTACGAGGTCGCCCGCCTGCACCTCGACCCGGCCGAGAAGGAGCGCAGGGAGCGCGAGTTCGGCGCGGACGCGGTCGTGTCGGTGCTGCTGCACCCGCCGCTGCTGCGGGCCATGGGCCTCAAGCGCAAGATCAAGGTACGCCGCAGTGCCGGGGTCCTGTTCCGCGGGCTGCGGGCCGCCAAGGTGCTGCGCGGCACGGCGTTCGACGTCTTCGGCCACGCCCAGGTGCGGCGCGTCGAGCGCGAGCTGGTCACCGAGTACCGCGACCTCATGCGTACCGCGCTGACCCGCCTGACCCCCTCGACCGCCGAGGCCGTCGCGGAGATCGCGGGCCTGCCCGAGCTGATCCGGGGGTACGAGGACATCAAGCTCGCGCGGGTAGCGGAGTTCCGTGAGCGTGTCAGGACCGCGCTCGCACGGCTGGACGAGTCCTCCATGAGCCAGGAGAGATCATGA
- a CDS encoding Lrp/AsnC family transcriptional regulator, whose protein sequence is MADVDDIDHRVLRLLREDGRRTFSEMAQLVGLSVAAVKRRVDRLREIGVITGFSVQIDYSKLGWGIEAFTELRYPGTTPVSEIIRTAADAPEVQAVFTIAGDPDALIHVRVRDLGHLQQVIDRLRRAGDVTGTKTLLVLGSWTRDALASR, encoded by the coding sequence ATGGCTGACGTGGACGACATCGATCACCGGGTGCTGCGGCTGCTGCGTGAGGACGGGCGCAGGACGTTCTCAGAGATGGCGCAGCTGGTGGGACTGTCGGTGGCGGCGGTGAAGCGGCGGGTCGACCGGCTCAGGGAGATCGGGGTGATCACGGGGTTCAGCGTGCAGATCGACTACTCCAAGCTGGGGTGGGGCATCGAGGCGTTCACGGAGCTGCGGTACCCGGGCACGACGCCGGTGAGCGAGATCATCCGCACCGCCGCCGACGCGCCCGAGGTGCAGGCGGTGTTCACCATCGCGGGCGATCCGGACGCTCTGATCCATGTACGGGTACGCGATCTCGGGCATCTGCAGCAGGTCATCGACCGGTTGCGCCGGGCCGGTGACGTGACCGGGACCAAGACGCTGCTGGTGCTCGGCTCGTGGACCCGGGACGCGCTGGCCTCCCGCTGA
- a CDS encoding class I SAM-dependent methyltransferase, translating to MTGAARYDDIADFYAEGWTDVLDDPASVRLLDLLEPVAGLRVLDIACGHGRISRELARRGAAVVGADISEALIARARTAEHDTPLGIRYLHADVSQPFEPDLPPFDVVVCAFGLSDVDDLEGAAATAAGALRPGGVFACSILHPCFPGGPGVSGSWPGDARYHMEGWWRADGELSSLRRRVGANHRTLSTYVNTFRRHGLRLDKLDEPEPAPAWAAERPEAAKFPVFLVMRWVKQ from the coding sequence ATGACAGGTGCTGCCCGCTACGACGACATCGCCGACTTCTACGCGGAAGGCTGGACCGACGTCCTCGACGATCCTGCCTCCGTCCGCCTGCTCGACCTGCTCGAGCCGGTCGCGGGCCTGCGAGTGCTGGACATCGCCTGCGGTCACGGCCGCATCAGCCGCGAGCTCGCCCGCCGCGGCGCCGCCGTCGTCGGCGCCGACATCTCGGAAGCGCTGATCGCCAGGGCGAGGACCGCCGAACACGACACCCCGCTGGGCATCCGCTACCTCCACGCCGACGTGTCCCAGCCCTTCGAGCCGGACCTTCCCCCGTTCGACGTGGTGGTCTGCGCCTTCGGTCTCTCCGACGTCGACGATCTCGAAGGCGCCGCCGCGACCGCCGCCGGCGCTCTCCGGCCCGGAGGCGTCTTCGCCTGCTCGATCCTGCACCCGTGCTTTCCCGGTGGCCCGGGCGTCTCCGGCTCATGGCCAGGGGACGCGCGTTACCACATGGAGGGCTGGTGGCGCGCCGACGGCGAGCTCTCCTCCCTGCGCCGCCGGGTCGGCGCCAACCACCGCACGCTCTCGACGTACGTCAACACGTTCCGCCGCCACGGCCTCCGGCTGGACAAGCTGGACGAGCCTGAACCGGCCCCTGCCTGGGCGGCCGAACGGCCGGAGGCCGCGAAGTTCCCCGTGTTCCTTGTCATGAGATGGGTCAAGCAGTGA
- a CDS encoding C39 family peptidase, whose amino-acid sequence MRALTVLLSSLVLVTTVSAPAGAEIKPAAVTPDVVFQRADFATGTYEGTGAGNGLVFGQAVGTVSYTDALGTKTWEYARWTGPERAIGFPATELIASWTADVPPGSWMQVEARARNAEGLTKWYSLGRWAYAEGDIRRTSVPGQGDANASVAVDTLVAATGKPISGYQLRLTLYRAPGSSVTPRVRTSGVMASNVPERKTVPVSPSGGAWGTELAVPRRSQNVHQGHYPEWDGGGEAWCSPTSTTMVLGYWDKWPSAEDTSWVDPSDPNPEVDYAARYTYDHAYQGAGNWPFNTAYAGRYGMDGFVTRLRSLTELELLIKAGIPVITSQSFKKGELPGAGYGTNGHLMAIVGFTASGDVIANDPASSSNDAVRHVYPRADFENVWLRSSSSGGVAYIIHPQDRALPATTPGLPANW is encoded by the coding sequence ATGCGTGCGCTGACCGTGCTCCTGTCCAGCCTTGTGCTGGTCACGACCGTCTCCGCCCCCGCCGGTGCGGAGATCAAGCCCGCCGCCGTCACCCCTGACGTCGTCTTCCAGCGGGCCGACTTCGCCACCGGCACGTACGAGGGCACGGGAGCCGGGAACGGCCTGGTGTTCGGCCAGGCCGTCGGCACCGTCTCCTACACCGACGCGCTCGGCACCAAGACCTGGGAGTACGCCCGCTGGACCGGCCCCGAACGGGCCATCGGCTTCCCGGCCACCGAGCTGATCGCGTCCTGGACCGCCGACGTGCCGCCGGGCAGCTGGATGCAGGTCGAGGCCCGGGCCAGGAACGCCGAAGGGCTGACCAAGTGGTACTCGCTCGGCCGCTGGGCGTACGCGGAAGGCGACATCCGCCGCACCTCCGTACCCGGACAGGGGGACGCGAACGCCAGCGTCGCGGTGGACACGCTGGTCGCGGCGACCGGCAAGCCCATCAGCGGCTACCAGCTGCGCCTCACCCTCTACCGCGCGCCCGGCTCGTCGGTGACGCCGCGCGTGCGCACGTCCGGTGTCATGGCCTCCAACGTGCCGGAACGCAAGACCGTGCCGGTCAGCCCGAGCGGCGGCGCGTGGGGGACGGAGCTGGCCGTGCCGCGCCGCTCCCAGAACGTGCACCAGGGCCACTACCCCGAATGGGACGGCGGCGGCGAGGCGTGGTGCAGCCCGACCTCGACCACCATGGTCCTCGGCTACTGGGACAAGTGGCCGAGCGCCGAGGACACCTCCTGGGTCGATCCCTCCGATCCGAACCCCGAGGTCGACTATGCCGCCCGTTACACGTACGACCACGCGTACCAGGGGGCGGGCAACTGGCCGTTCAACACCGCTTATGCGGGGCGGTACGGGATGGACGGGTTCGTCACGCGGCTGCGGTCGCTGACGGAGCTGGAACTGCTGATCAAGGCGGGCATCCCGGTCATCACGTCGCAGTCGTTCAAGAAGGGCGAGCTGCCGGGCGCCGGGTACGGCACCAACGGGCACCTCATGGCGATCGTCGGCTTCACCGCGTCAGGTGACGTGATCGCCAACGACCCCGCCTCGTCGAGCAACGACGCCGTGCGGCACGTGTATCCGCGCGCCGACTTCGAGAACGTCTGGCTGCGGAGCTCGAGCAGCGGCGGCGTCGCGTACATCATCCACCCGCAGGACCGCGCGCTGCCCGCCACGACGCCCGGGCTGCCCGCCAACTGGTGA
- a CDS encoding LacI family DNA-binding transcriptional regulator, with protein sequence MIVTASPRHVRKGAAPSIRDVAAAAGVSHQTVSRVLNDSPRVRPDTRAAVLAAIERLGFRPNRAARTLGLGRASGVTVVTSNTMLYGYAATLQGIEEAARTEGVALGIRVVESAEVRQTVDYVSDPSAGGLVVIAFDPLGTAVAEALPPHIPAILVTEPVAPDLGRVAIALDERRAAADATQHLLDLGHRTVHHVAIPSEGRAGGRHEGWRDALCRAGAEIPSVLACGWDLESAYAAGEQLARSPDVTAILCGNDDIAQGVRRALYDAGKDVPGDVSIVGFDDIPGSAFWTPALTTVRMDFAGLGRACFHAALAELGGHPQPAISLVPPRLIVRESTAPPRHP encoded by the coding sequence GTGATCGTGACCGCGAGCCCCCGACATGTCCGTAAAGGGGCTGCCCCGAGTATCCGAGACGTCGCCGCCGCGGCCGGCGTCTCGCATCAGACCGTCTCGCGCGTGCTGAACGACTCACCCCGGGTGCGGCCCGACACCCGTGCCGCGGTGCTGGCCGCGATCGAACGGCTGGGGTTCCGTCCCAACCGGGCCGCCCGCACGCTCGGTCTCGGCCGGGCCAGCGGCGTCACCGTCGTGACCTCCAACACCATGCTGTACGGCTACGCCGCCACCCTCCAGGGCATCGAGGAGGCGGCCAGGACCGAGGGTGTGGCCTTGGGGATCAGGGTCGTGGAGTCCGCCGAGGTGCGGCAGACGGTCGACTACGTCAGCGACCCGAGCGCGGGCGGGCTGGTGGTGATCGCGTTCGACCCGCTGGGGACGGCGGTGGCCGAGGCGCTGCCGCCGCACATCCCGGCCATCCTGGTGACCGAGCCGGTCGCCCCCGACCTGGGACGGGTGGCGATCGCCCTGGACGAGCGCCGGGCCGCCGCCGACGCCACCCAGCACCTGCTCGACCTCGGGCACCGCACCGTCCACCACGTGGCCATCCCGTCCGAGGGCCGCGCCGGAGGACGGCACGAGGGCTGGCGCGACGCGCTGTGCCGGGCGGGCGCGGAGATCCCCTCGGTGCTGGCGTGCGGATGGGACCTCGAGTCGGCGTACGCGGCGGGAGAGCAGTTGGCCCGGTCCCCGGACGTGACGGCGATCCTGTGCGGCAACGACGACATCGCGCAGGGGGTTCGGCGGGCGCTCTACGACGCGGGGAAGGACGTTCCCGGGGACGTCAGCATCGTCGGCTTCGACGACATCCCCGGCTCGGCCTTCTGGACGCCGGCGCTGACCACCGTACGGATGGATTTCGCGGGGTTGGGCCGCGCCTGCTTCCACGCGGCGCTGGCCGAGCTGGGCGGGCACCCGCAACCGGCCATCTCCCTGGTCCCGCCGCGCCTCATCGTCCGCGAGTCCACCGCACCCCCGCGTCACCCGTGA
- a CDS encoding alpha/beta fold hydrolase: protein MANYVLIPGFWLGAWVWDGVAKELREAGHEVRPVTLTGLAERAGELSAEVGIETHIADILAAMDGLDDVVLVGHSGANVPVTAVADRHPERLRRVVYVDTAPLPSGMAVIDFNDPDTQKAWRTQVGDGYALDVPHFEQGDGQFAGLTDEHVALIRAKATPEPWGAVIQSILRPEQIPTTPKTMITSTMPLAVIRQLIDSGNPLFAPIASPEWTFTELPTGHWPMLSRPADLAALL from the coding sequence ATGGCGAACTACGTGCTGATCCCCGGTTTCTGGCTCGGAGCCTGGGTGTGGGACGGGGTGGCGAAGGAGCTGCGCGAGGCCGGGCACGAAGTGCGGCCCGTGACGCTGACCGGGCTGGCCGAGCGGGCGGGGGAGCTGTCGGCCGAGGTCGGCATCGAGACCCACATCGCCGACATCCTCGCGGCGATGGACGGCCTGGATGACGTCGTCCTCGTCGGGCACAGCGGAGCCAACGTCCCCGTGACCGCGGTCGCCGACCGGCATCCCGAACGGCTCCGCCGCGTCGTCTACGTCGACACCGCACCCCTGCCGTCCGGCATGGCCGTGATCGACTTCAACGATCCGGACACCCAGAAGGCCTGGCGCACCCAGGTCGGCGACGGGTACGCCCTCGACGTGCCGCACTTCGAACAGGGCGATGGACAGTTCGCGGGCCTGACCGATGAGCACGTGGCGCTGATCCGGGCGAAGGCCACCCCGGAACCCTGGGGTGCGGTGATCCAGTCCATCCTGCGGCCGGAACAGATCCCCACGACCCCCAAGACCATGATCACTTCCACGATGCCTCTCGCGGTCATCCGCCAGCTGATCGACTCCGGCAACCCGCTGTTCGCCCCGATCGCGTCCCCCGAATGGACGTTCACCGAACTCCCCACCGGCCACTGGCCGATGCTCTCCCGCCCAGCAGACCTCGCCGCCCTGCTCTGA
- a CDS encoding YafY family protein: MSQPTTRVLAMLELLQAHHRLGGRDLADRLGVDERTVRRYAARLADLGIPVTAERGRYGGYRLMPGYRLPPLMLTDDEATAAAVGLRAARRLGLVAGAADAALAKILRVLPVRLRDEVGALEETLDFTLTERAGAAPASRAVLTLAAAIRDRRRVTLRYRSWKGEETQRELDGHGLVFHSGRWYVTGHDHRSGETRTFRVDRIASVTPGAATYDIPEDSDPVRHVISSLARVPYTHTVKVLLHVPLAEAARRIPPSVAELTAVPDGTLLSMRAESLDGAATMLAGLGYPFTITSPDELRASLRHLAETLLDQSRDPAPGLGRPPR; the protein is encoded by the coding sequence GTGTCACAGCCGACAACCCGTGTGCTGGCGATGCTCGAGCTGCTCCAGGCCCATCACCGGCTCGGCGGTCGCGACCTCGCCGACCGGCTCGGCGTGGACGAGCGGACCGTCCGGCGGTACGCGGCCCGGCTCGCCGATCTCGGGATCCCGGTCACCGCCGAACGCGGCAGGTACGGCGGCTACCGGCTGATGCCCGGCTACCGGCTCCCGCCCCTGATGCTCACCGACGACGAGGCGACGGCCGCCGCCGTCGGCTTGCGCGCCGCGCGTCGCCTGGGCCTGGTGGCCGGGGCCGCCGACGCCGCCTTGGCCAAGATCCTCCGGGTCCTGCCGGTGCGGCTGCGGGATGAGGTCGGAGCGCTGGAGGAGACGCTCGACTTCACCCTCACCGAGCGTGCCGGCGCGGCACCGGCGAGCCGGGCCGTGCTGACGCTGGCCGCCGCGATCCGCGACCGCCGCCGCGTCACCCTCCGCTACCGTTCGTGGAAGGGCGAGGAGACCCAGCGCGAGCTGGACGGCCATGGCCTGGTCTTCCACTCCGGACGCTGGTACGTCACCGGACACGACCACCGGTCCGGCGAGACCCGTACGTTCCGCGTCGACCGGATCGCTTCGGTCACCCCAGGCGCGGCGACCTACGACATCCCCGAGGACTCCGACCCGGTCAGGCATGTCATCTCATCGCTGGCCCGTGTGCCTTACACCCACACCGTCAAGGTCCTTCTGCATGTCCCGCTCGCCGAAGCCGCTCGGCGCATCCCGCCCTCCGTCGCGGAGCTCACCGCCGTACCGGACGGGACCCTGCTGAGCATGCGCGCCGAATCCCTCGACGGCGCCGCCACCATGCTCGCCGGCCTGGGCTACCCCTTCACCATCACATCCCCGGACGAACTACGCGCCAGCCTCCGCCACCTGGCCGAAACGCTCCTCGATCAATCCCGAGACCCCGCCCCAGGTCTGGGACGACCGCCTCGATGA
- a CDS encoding LysR family transcriptional regulator, giving the protein METRELRYFVAVAEELHFGRAAQRLAMAQPPLSRAIQQLERRLGVVLLHRTARAVALTEAGSVLLREARTALDAVEAAERRTRRAAADRPGVVLATKAGASRELLSKLLHAYAAEPGAVAVEVMLCGPGEPESLLRTGRADVALLHRPYDTTAGFDTEDLHTEQQVVVLPKGHPLANRAHLSLAEVNAQTDLPLPRWPGRGGGHPDGPGPQIRDHTQLFQLIALGLACAVVPESLRDQLRDDHAVVPVPDAPAVTTVIAWPPHSRSKAVADLVRTATRL; this is encoded by the coding sequence GTGGAGACGCGGGAGTTGCGCTACTTCGTCGCCGTAGCCGAGGAGTTGCACTTCGGGCGGGCGGCACAACGGCTCGCGATGGCGCAACCACCACTGTCGCGGGCGATCCAGCAGCTGGAACGGCGGCTCGGAGTCGTTCTGCTGCACCGCACCGCTCGCGCCGTCGCCTTGACCGAGGCCGGGTCGGTGCTGCTACGGGAGGCCCGGACCGCGCTCGACGCGGTCGAAGCCGCCGAGCGCCGCACCCGCCGCGCCGCGGCTGACCGGCCCGGTGTGGTCCTGGCCACCAAGGCCGGAGCGTCCAGGGAACTGTTGTCGAAGCTTCTGCACGCCTACGCCGCCGAACCGGGCGCCGTGGCCGTCGAGGTGATGCTGTGCGGGCCGGGCGAGCCGGAAAGTCTGCTGCGCACCGGGCGTGCCGACGTTGCTCTGCTCCACCGGCCTTACGACACGACAGCCGGATTCGACACCGAGGATCTGCACACCGAACAGCAGGTCGTGGTCCTGCCCAAGGGTCATCCCCTCGCCAACCGGGCGCATCTGTCGTTGGCCGAGGTCAATGCCCAGACGGACCTGCCCCTGCCGCGCTGGCCTGGACGGGGTGGCGGCCATCCGGACGGCCCCGGCCCGCAGATCCGCGACCATACCCAACTGTTCCAACTGATCGCGCTCGGACTGGCCTGCGCCGTCGTACCCGAGTCGCTCCGAGACCAGCTGCGCGACGACCACGCCGTCGTGCCGGTGCCGGACGCACCGGCCGTCACGACCGTCATCGCCTGGCCGCCACACAGCAGATCCAAAGCCGTCGCCGACCTCGTCCGAACCGCGACACGCCTCTAG